In Leuconostoc kimchii IMSNU 11154, one genomic interval encodes:
- the rplJ gene encoding 50S ribosomal protein L10 — protein MSEKAIAVKAQKVEEVADQFKNSASAVVVDARGLTVAQSTDLRHQLRQEGVVLEVIKNKILTRAAEKAGYAELNDVFAGPSAVAFSTEDAIAPSRILKKFADANEKLEIKGGVVDGNIANLEDISKYASLPSREGLLGQLMAEFQFSIRSFAYAVKAVQEKLEEDGTATPVEEAPAAE, from the coding sequence ATGAGTGAAAAAGCTATTGCAGTTAAAGCACAAAAAGTTGAAGAAGTTGCTGATCAATTCAAAAATTCAGCATCAGCTGTTGTTGTTGATGCACGTGGGTTGACTGTTGCACAATCAACAGACTTACGTCACCAATTGCGTCAAGAAGGCGTTGTTCTTGAAGTGATCAAAAACAAAATTTTGACACGTGCCGCTGAAAAAGCTGGTTATGCTGAATTGAACGACGTTTTTGCCGGTCCTTCAGCTGTCGCATTCTCAACAGAAGATGCTATTGCACCATCACGTATTTTGAAGAAGTTTGCTGACGCCAACGAAAAGTTAGAAATCAAGGGTGGTGTTGTCGATGGCAACATTGCTAACTTGGAAGACATTAGCAAGTACGCATCTTTGCCATCACGCGAAGGTTTGCTTGGTCAATTGATGGCAGAATTCCAATTCTCAATTCGTTCATTTGCATATGCTGTTAAGGCAGTGCAAGAGAAGTTAGAAGAAGATGGTACTGCTACACCTGTAGAAGAAGCTCCTGCTGCTGAATAA
- a CDS encoding nucleoside deaminase: MTQIPIFSAEQIDYFMQVALNEAQLADEAGEVPIGAVIVKDNEIIARAHNHREAHQLATAHAELVAIESANHILNSWRLENTALFVTLEPCIMCAGAIINARIPTVYFGAADSKGGGTRSLYHLLEDDRLNHRVEVHPDIRASEGGRLLQDFFGKIRKKRQSKK; encoded by the coding sequence ATGACCCAAATTCCGATATTTAGTGCAGAGCAAATCGATTATTTTATGCAGGTCGCGTTAAATGAGGCGCAATTAGCTGATGAGGCAGGAGAAGTGCCTATTGGGGCTGTCATCGTTAAAGATAATGAAATTATTGCGCGTGCTCACAACCATCGTGAGGCTCACCAATTAGCGACAGCGCATGCCGAATTGGTAGCAATTGAGTCTGCTAATCACATACTAAATTCATGGCGTTTAGAAAACACCGCACTATTTGTGACACTTGAGCCATGTATTATGTGTGCCGGTGCAATTATTAACGCACGAATTCCGACTGTTTATTTTGGTGCGGCAGATAGTAAAGGTGGTGGGACACGCTCATTGTATCATTTGCTGGAAGATGATCGTCTGAATCACCGAGTTGAAGTACACCCTGATATTAGAGCCTCAGAGGGTGGTCGTTTATTACAAGACTTCTTTGGAAAAATTCGAAAAAAACGGCAATCTAAAAAATAA
- the rplA gene encoding 50S ribosomal protein L1, with the protein MTQKHGKKYTAALEKVETEKNYALNDAVTLVKELDYANYDASVEIVFNLNVDTRQADQQLRGAVVLPNGTGKDKKVIVFAQGDKAKEAEAAGADVVGAADLVAQIQSGWMDFDTAIATPDMMAQVGRVARILGPKGLMPNPKTGTVTMDVTKAVSDAKGGQVTYRTDRDGNVAVPVGRVSFDEAKLAENIKTIATTVLKSRPAAVKGTYVQHVSISSTVSPSVTLDVNSL; encoded by the coding sequence ATGACTCAAAAACATGGTAAGAAATATACTGCAGCGTTGGAAAAAGTTGAAACTGAAAAGAACTATGCTTTGAACGATGCTGTAACACTAGTTAAAGAACTTGATTACGCTAACTATGACGCTTCTGTTGAAATTGTTTTCAATTTGAACGTTGACACACGTCAAGCAGATCAACAATTACGTGGTGCTGTTGTGTTGCCAAATGGTACAGGTAAGGATAAGAAAGTTATCGTCTTTGCCCAAGGTGACAAGGCTAAAGAAGCCGAAGCTGCTGGCGCTGATGTTGTTGGCGCAGCTGATTTAGTTGCACAAATCCAAAGTGGTTGGATGGATTTCGACACAGCTATCGCAACACCTGATATGATGGCTCAAGTGGGACGTGTTGCTCGTATCTTAGGACCTAAAGGATTGATGCCTAATCCAAAGACTGGTACAGTGACAATGGATGTTACCAAGGCTGTTTCAGATGCTAAGGGTGGTCAAGTAACGTATCGTACAGATCGTGACGGTAACGTTGCTGTTCCTGTTGGACGCGTGTCATTTGATGAAGCTAAACTGGCTGAAAATATCAAAACAATTGCGACAACTGTTTTGAAGTCACGTCCTGCTGCTGTTAAGGGAACATACGTACAACACGTATCAATTTCATCAACAGTTAGCCCATCTGTTACATTGGATGTCAATTCATTGTAA
- the rplL gene encoding 50S ribosomal protein L7/L12: MAFDKDAIIASLKDATILDLADLVSAIEEEFNVSAAAPVAAAGGAEGGAAEKTEFDVELTSAGTAKVKVIKAVREATGLGLKEAKDLVDNAPSIVKEGLDEAAANELKAALEETGAAVTVK, translated from the coding sequence ATGGCTTTTGATAAAGACGCGATTATCGCATCATTGAAAGATGCAACTATCTTGGATTTGGCTGACTTGGTTTCAGCAATCGAAGAAGAATTTAATGTTTCAGCAGCAGCTCCTGTAGCCGCAGCTGGTGGTGCCGAAGGCGGAGCTGCTGAAAAGACAGAATTCGATGTAGAATTGACTTCAGCAGGAACTGCTAAAGTTAAGGTTATCAAGGCAGTTCGTGAAGCAACTGGTCTTGGATTGAAGGAAGCTAAAGACTTAGTTGATAACGCACCTTCAATTGTTAAAGAAGGTCTTGACGAAGCAGCCGCTAATGAATTGAAGGCAGCTTTGGAAGAAACAGGCGCAGCAGTAACAGTAAAGTAA
- a CDS encoding class I SAM-dependent methyltransferase: MVKSNEKIAGEMYFTANPNSEHHYQTFDFKLLSHTLHFKTDSGVFSKSTVDFGTRTMLTALTKTTIESGKILDLGTGYGPVGVAIAKALNRRVDMSDVNERALDLARQNADNNGVGDQVKIFQSDMYDNISDKYALILVNPPIRAGKAVVTAMLQEGVNHLIPGGKLIAVLQKKQGAPSAQKNMLSAFGNVTIIHKDKGYYILESTYDPNSDI; this comes from the coding sequence ATGGTCAAATCTAATGAAAAAATTGCTGGGGAAATGTATTTCACAGCTAATCCCAATTCAGAACATCATTATCAAACATTTGATTTTAAACTTTTAAGTCATACATTACATTTTAAAACAGATAGTGGTGTTTTTTCAAAATCAACTGTTGACTTTGGTACGCGAACGATGTTGACGGCCCTTACTAAAACAACTATCGAATCAGGTAAAATTTTGGACTTGGGTACTGGTTATGGTCCAGTTGGTGTTGCGATTGCCAAAGCGCTGAATAGACGGGTAGATATGTCTGACGTGAACGAACGTGCATTAGACTTAGCTCGTCAAAATGCTGATAATAATGGTGTGGGTGATCAAGTTAAGATATTCCAGTCAGACATGTATGATAATATTTCGGATAAATATGCTTTAATCTTAGTAAACCCACCTATTCGAGCAGGCAAAGCGGTTGTTACCGCAATGCTGCAAGAAGGGGTTAATCATTTAATACCAGGTGGTAAACTTATTGCGGTATTACAAAAAAAACAAGGCGCACCTTCAGCGCAAAAGAATATGTTATCTGCATTTGGTAATGTGACAATTATTCATAAAGATAAAGGTTATTATATTTTGGAGAGTACCTATGACCCAAATTCCGATATTTAG